From the genome of Arthrobacter sp. SLBN-122:
CGATTCCGACTTCGGCCTGAACGCCAGCGTCTGGTCCGGCCGCCGGGGGGAGGCTGTGGCGCGCGGGCTCCTGACGGGCACGGTCAACGTCAATGAAGGCTATGCAGCCACCTGGGCATCCCATGATGCGCCCATCGGGGGCATGAAGGAGTCCGGCGCGGGCCGCCGCCACGGCCGGGAAGGGATCCTCAAATACACCGAGCCGCAGACCATCGCGGTGCAACGGCTGCTGCCGGTTGCACCCATGCCCGGCATGTCGAACCGGGCCTACGCGCGGATCATGAAAGGGGCCATCACGCTGATGGGCCGCTTCCCCCGCAACCGCTAACCGACATCGCCCGCGCCGCCAGGACATACGCCTCAAAACGCCAGGAGAACCATATGCCCACAGGAACCCCGCTTTCCGGCGCCACAGTGTTGATCACGGGAGGCGGCAGCGGGCTGGGCCGCCGGCTGGCGCTCGGAGCGGCCCGGCGCGGCAGCCGGGTGGTCATCTGGGATCTGGATGCTGGACGGGGCGCAGCGGTGCGCGATGAGATCCGGGCCGCCGGCGGCTCTGCCGAATCCCAGATCGTGGACGTCTCGGACCGTGAGGCGGTGAAGGCTGCCGCGGCTGTTGCCGGACCGGTGGATATCCTGGTCAACAACGCCGGCGTGGTCAGCGGCCGGCCACTCCTTGAGGCCACGGATGAAGCCATCGAACGGACCATGAACGTCAATGTCATGGCCCTTTACTGGGTTACCCGCGCCTTCCTCGGCGGAATGGCCAACCGCCGGCGGGGAACGGTGGTCACCGTTGCCAGTGCTGCCGGCCTGGTGGGTGTTGCCCGCCAGACCGACTATTCCGCCAGCAAGTTCGCCGCCTTCGGCTTCAACGAATCACTCCGTGCCGAGCTTCGCGCCGGAAGAACCGGTGTCAATACGCTGGTGGTCTGCCCTTACTACATCGACACCGGGATGTTCGATGGCGTCCAGACCCGCTGGCCACTGCTCCTCCCCATTCTCCAGGAAGAGCAGGTGGCAACCAGGGTCCTTGACGCCATCGAAGCCGGGCGCCGGAAACTTGTCCTGCCGCCCATTGTGAACCTGTTGCCTGCCCTGCGGATTCTTCCGGTCACCGTCTTTGACGGGCTCATGGACGTGCTGGGAGTCAACCGGACCATGGACCACTTCACCGGACGGGATGCGGGGCGGGCAGGAGGGAATTAGGGGTAAGGCCTACCCTCCTTCATTGGGGACCCGTGACCCTATGACAGACCAAAGCCCGGGTCTATCCTGCTGCCCAGGGGGGATACCGTTGCGAAGAAATGGGGCCCCGAAATGCGCATGACAAGGCGACAACTGCTGCAGGCCGGTGCTGTTGCCGGTGCAGGGCTCCTGGCTTCGCCCGGCTTGCCGGCTGCCGCGGCCCGTGCACCTGCGTCCGGGAAGCAATCGATGTTTACCGAGCAGCTCCCCAGCATGGATGAGCTCGGAGTGCTGGACGTGCAGGCTGGCGGCAGCAAGTCGCTCTGGGTCCGCAACGCCCGCCACCGGTTCCAGGAACACATGGGCCTGACGGACACCTTGGCCTACCAGGAGGCCGGTTCAACCCGGACGTACCTTGGCCCCGTGATCATCGCCCGGAAAGGTACGCCGTTCGAGCTGACGGTCCACAACCAGGCCGGACGGCATCCCCTGGCCTTTGCCATCGACCCCGAACTGGTTCCGGCGGGCAGCAACGATGCAGTGCGGCCGCGGACGTCCGTCCATCTTCACGGCGGCAACGTCAGTGTGCGGTCCGATGGCGGCCCGGACCAGGCCTTCGGTCCCGGCGCCTCCTACACGTACCATTACGGCAACAACCAGGATGCCGCCGGGCTCTGGTACCACGACCATGCACTGGGCCTCACCCGGCTGAATGTCTACGCCGGGTTGGCCGGCGGCTACCTCCTCCGGGACAAGCCTGGCGGGACCGGGATCGATACCGGTGACGGGACACACCTGCCGCCGCCCCCGTACGAAGTGCCGCTGATTATCCAGGACCGGATGTTCAACCCCGACGGCTCGTTTGCCTACCCTCCCAATCCGGATCTCGTCAGCGCAGACGGCACACCCCGCCCCTGGGCCCCGGAGTTCTTCGGCGATGTGGCCACCGTCAACGGGAAGAACTGGCCCAACCTGGACGTGGCCCGCGGGAAGTACCGTTTCCGGATGTTCAACGGCTCCAACGCCCGGTTCTACGACTTCAGGTTCCTCGCCGGCGGCACCCCGGTCCCATTCCACCAGATAGGGTCCGACGGCGGCCTGCTCGACGCTCCTGTCCGGCTCACCAGGCTGGTGATGGGACCGGGCGAACGGGCAGACATCGTGGTGGACTTCGGGGGACTCAAGGCAGGCGCCAGGGTGCTCCTGG
Proteins encoded in this window:
- a CDS encoding SDR family oxidoreductase is translated as MPTGTPLSGATVLITGGGSGLGRRLALGAARRGSRVVIWDLDAGRGAAVRDEIRAAGGSAESQIVDVSDREAVKAAAAVAGPVDILVNNAGVVSGRPLLEATDEAIERTMNVNVMALYWVTRAFLGGMANRRRGTVVTVASAAGLVGVARQTDYSASKFAAFGFNESLRAELRAGRTGVNTLVVCPYYIDTGMFDGVQTRWPLLLPILQEEQVATRVLDAIEAGRRKLVLPPIVNLLPALRILPVTVFDGLMDVLGVNRTMDHFTGRDAGRAGGN
- a CDS encoding multicopper oxidase family protein; its protein translation is MTRRQLLQAGAVAGAGLLASPGLPAAAARAPASGKQSMFTEQLPSMDELGVLDVQAGGSKSLWVRNARHRFQEHMGLTDTLAYQEAGSTRTYLGPVIIARKGTPFELTVHNQAGRHPLAFAIDPELVPAGSNDAVRPRTSVHLHGGNVSVRSDGGPDQAFGPGASYTYHYGNNQDAAGLWYHDHALGLTRLNVYAGLAGGYLLRDKPGGTGIDTGDGTHLPPPPYEVPLIIQDRMFNPDGSFAYPPNPDLVSADGTPRPWAPEFFGDVATVNGKNWPNLDVARGKYRFRMFNGSNARFYDFRFLAGGTPVPFHQIGSDGGLLDAPVRLTRLVMGPGERADIVVDFGGLKAGARVLLANSAPVPYPDGPKSVRQGGLPLPQIMQFTVLSEPGYTVPLPPHLRSEAVTKLGERPVKATRSMALVEVANADEVPVMALLNNRMFDGTDITVVKSDTLEQWELINTTVDAHPIHLHFTQFQVLNRQKFDVDAYLEATKFVDPETGLVTPGAGKAVDVGPHLMGRPEDAPATEQGWKDTVVAKPGEVTRIRVPFGAAAAGGDPLAIGSSFKGEYVWHCHILEHEDNDMMQRYVIK